The proteins below come from a single bacterium genomic window:
- a CDS encoding PA2779 family protein codes for MKAGAVGACMLIFAGDAVGAVPAVEPQLHVVGADEILVRIDQQSDQADADREAIQALLQREDVRRIAGAAGLDLERASAAASVLSGEALATLAAQASSVDEGLAGGEGNVVISTTAIIIILLILILLVN; via the coding sequence ATGAAGGCCGGCGCTGTCGGCGCCTGCATGCTGATCTTCGCCGGTGACGCGGTGGGCGCGGTCCCGGCCGTCGAGCCGCAGCTCCATGTGGTCGGCGCGGACGAGATCCTGGTCAGGATCGATCAGCAGAGCGACCAGGCCGACGCCGACCGGGAGGCGATCCAGGCCTTGCTGCAGCGCGAGGACGTGCGCCGCATCGCCGGGGCCGCCGGTCTGGACCTCGAGCGCGCCAGCGCCGCGGCGTCGGTCCTCTCGGGTGAGGCGCTGGCGACGCTGGCTGCGCAGGCCAGCAGCGTCGACGAGGGACTTGCGGGAGGAGAGGGCAACGTCGTCATCTCGACGACCGCGATCATCATCATCCTGCTGATCCTCATCCTTCTGGTCAACTGA